One genomic region from Sulfurovum zhangzhouensis encodes:
- a CDS encoding tyrosine-type recombinase/integrase → PKYTETDDILPFTMEEVITLIDNAAGFFKSYITVAFFTGMRSGELIALKWDDIDFNSNKIIVRRNISEGIEGTTKTGKARTIDMLDSVREALVKQYTKTGLSSEYVFSS, encoded by the coding sequence TACCAAAATATACAGAAACTGATGACATCTTACCATTTACAATGGAAGAGGTTATCACTCTTATAGATAATGCTGCAGGTTTTTTCAAGTCCTATATCACCGTTGCATTCTTCACTGGTATGAGATCAGGAGAGCTCATCGCTCTAAAGTGGGATGATATAGATTTCAACTCCAACAAGATCATCGTACGTAGAAATATCAGTGAAGGTATAGAGGGTACTACAAAAACTGGTAAAGCAAGAACGATCGATATGCTTGATAGTGTACGTGAAGCTTTAGTGAAACAATATACCAAGACTGGGTTATCATCTGAGTATGTTTTTTCCAGCA